From Gammaproteobacteria bacterium, one genomic window encodes:
- a CDS encoding Gfo/Idh/MocA family oxidoreductase, translated as MYKVKIHGAGSIGNHLANACRVLGWEVHICDLDRAALDRTRNQIYPQRYGSWDESIKLFPSNEAPKGGYDLIFIGTPPNSHLDLAMQALQEKPKALLVEKPLCPPDLTRTQELYSAARAGGTRVFVGYNHVVAPSVVKLEEILRQQAIGPIETLDVEFREHWGGIFAAHPWLSGPADTYLGFWTKGGGASGEHSHALNLWQHFAHVVGAGCVVEVSAMMDFVSEGGADYDKVCAFDLRTESGLMGRCVQDVVTAPARKWGRIQGRDGFGEFHINHKPGLDMIVHKHGKADAVEAGFSKTRPDDFIVEMKHIADVLSGKRSDSPVSIERGLETMLALVAAHRSAREGRVVRIDYSKGYGPAAIS; from the coding sequence ATGTACAAAGTAAAAATTCACGGAGCCGGCTCGATCGGCAATCATTTGGCGAACGCTTGTCGGGTCTTGGGTTGGGAAGTCCACATCTGCGATCTCGACCGCGCCGCGCTCGATCGCACGCGTAATCAGATCTATCCGCAACGTTACGGCAGCTGGGACGAATCGATAAAACTGTTTCCGTCTAACGAAGCGCCGAAGGGTGGCTACGATCTGATCTTTATCGGCACGCCGCCGAACTCGCATTTAGATTTGGCGATGCAGGCATTGCAGGAAAAACCGAAGGCGCTGCTGGTCGAGAAGCCGCTGTGCCCGCCGGACCTAACCCGCACGCAAGAGCTATACAGCGCCGCCCGCGCCGGCGGTACGCGCGTGTTCGTCGGCTACAACCACGTGGTCGCGCCTTCGGTGGTCAAGCTGGAAGAGATCTTGCGCCAGCAGGCGATCGGCCCGATCGAGACGTTGGACGTCGAGTTCCGCGAGCATTGGGGCGGCATCTTCGCCGCGCATCCGTGGTTGAGCGGGCCGGCGGATACTTATCTCGGCTTTTGGACCAAGGGCGGCGGCGCCAGCGGCGAGCATTCGCACGCGCTGAACCTGTGGCAGCATTTCGCCCATGTGGTTGGCGCCGGTTGCGTCGTCGAAGTCAGCGCGATGATGGATTTCGTCAGCGAAGGTGGCGCCGACTACGATAAGGTTTGCGCGTTCGATCTGCGCACCGAGTCGGGATTGATGGGCCGTTGCGTGCAGGACGTCGTCACCGCGCCGGCTAGGAAGTGGGGCCGTATCCAAGGGCGCGACGGCTTCGGCGAATTCCACATCAACCACAAACCGGGCCTTGATATGATCGTCCACAAGCACGGCAAAGCGGACGCGGTCGAGGCCGGTTTCTCCAAAACTCGCCCGGACGATTTCATCGTCGAGATGAAACACATCGCCGATGTGCTTTCCGGCAAGCGTAGCGATTCACCGGTCAGCATCGAGCGCGGGTTAGAAACGATGTTGGCGCTGGTGGCAGCGCATCGATCGGCGCGCGAAGGCCGCGTGGTGCGGATCGACTATTCGAAAGGCTATGGCCCGGCGGCCATCTCTTGA
- a CDS encoding class I SAM-dependent methyltransferase: MTEPNRKFERQWDDTWSHLEAQPWYPDEQIVRFLARYIARRTGFGAGDVRYVTPQQPTGLDLGCGKGRHLITMAEFGINACGVDLSKVAVEFAQQWLASRQLRGDVKQGSIDVIPYGDGAFDFVICHGVLDHMVNDVRRRGIDEVQRVLKSGGLFFFSVISNEDSAYGQGQPIEEDTWILPDGFEKNIPQAFFSQQRIAREFAAFETESIVQSANISLVGRSLIGSDKHYSRDDRYYVLVRKK, from the coding sequence ATGACCGAACCGAATCGAAAGTTCGAGCGGCAGTGGGACGACACTTGGTCGCACCTCGAGGCGCAACCGTGGTATCCCGACGAGCAGATCGTTCGCTTCCTCGCGCGCTACATCGCTCGCCGCACCGGCTTCGGCGCCGGCGATGTGCGCTACGTCACGCCGCAACAACCGACCGGCCTCGATCTTGGTTGCGGCAAGGGCCGGCATCTGATCACGATGGCGGAGTTCGGCATCAACGCTTGCGGTGTCGATCTGTCGAAAGTCGCAGTCGAATTCGCGCAACAATGGTTGGCGTCGCGGCAATTGCGCGGTGACGTCAAGCAAGGATCAATCGACGTCATTCCCTACGGCGACGGCGCATTCGATTTCGTCATTTGTCACGGCGTGCTCGATCATATGGTCAACGACGTGCGCCGCCGCGGTATTGACGAAGTGCAGCGAGTGCTGAAGTCGGGTGGATTGTTCTTCTTCAGCGTCATCAGCAACGAAGACAGCGCCTATGGCCAAGGTCAGCCGATCGAAGAAGATACCTGGATCTTGCCGGACGGGTTCGAAAAAAATATTCCGCAGGCGTTCTTCAGCCAGCAACGTATCGCCCGTGAGTTCGCCGCGTTCGAAACTGAAAGTATCGTCCAGTCCGCCAACATTTCCCTGGTCGGTCGCAGCCTCATCGGCAGCGACAAGCATTACAGTCGCGACGATCGCTACTACGTTTTGGTGCGGAAGAAATAA
- a CDS encoding MBL fold metallo-hydrolase, producing the protein MQLEFISNTGCYLEHNGAVLGMDLWLTQGAFEGSWFHFPPLRPTKFGIADCDYIYISHIHPDHCDFKALVGARRDATFIVPNYMGRLLERKLRAFGFDNVVSLAPDQQTTLSCGATITLFGQFVNNLYAKADFGNMIDSAIMIEWDGHTILNCNDNYLDEPSAKSIAARYPKIDLALMPHSASGPYPASFLNLSTEEKVGEAKRLQRQYVDHFVRITEIVKPRLVAPTAAEYAVVGRMYQKNPYIGLAAASDAVTAVNAAMKNGGGATRPVQLDCGTLLDVDSGNISGLPVRHLLPADLMEFAATLKDVPYPYDWEASCTDVAEIDALMEKARQNVWRVQSRLDWKRDYNLYLSIDEKLGYAFNFATEGYTKLVGFARQKTEPFLECFLSRQLLHSILTRKSHWNNAEGGLHIDFNRRPNEYVPEVFVLLSFLHVPVQA; encoded by the coding sequence GTGCAGCTTGAATTTATCAGCAACACAGGCTGTTATCTGGAGCACAACGGCGCCGTCCTCGGCATGGACCTGTGGCTCACCCAAGGCGCGTTCGAAGGCAGTTGGTTTCATTTTCCGCCATTGCGGCCGACCAAGTTCGGCATTGCCGATTGCGATTACATCTATATTTCGCACATCCATCCCGATCATTGCGACTTCAAAGCGCTCGTCGGCGCGCGTCGCGACGCCACGTTCATCGTCCCGAACTACATGGGCCGGTTGCTGGAACGCAAGTTGCGCGCGTTCGGCTTCGACAACGTCGTTTCGCTCGCGCCCGATCAGCAGACGACGCTTAGCTGCGGCGCGACCATCACATTGTTCGGCCAGTTCGTTAATAATCTGTACGCCAAGGCTGATTTTGGCAACATGATCGACAGCGCGATCATGATCGAGTGGGACGGGCATACGATCCTCAACTGCAATGACAACTACCTGGACGAACCGTCGGCCAAGTCGATCGCCGCGCGCTATCCGAAAATCGATCTGGCGCTGATGCCGCACTCGGCGTCGGGACCGTATCCGGCGAGTTTTCTCAATCTCAGCACCGAGGAGAAGGTCGGCGAAGCCAAACGGCTGCAGCGGCAGTATGTCGATCACTTCGTACGCATCACCGAGATCGTCAAGCCGCGGTTGGTGGCACCGACGGCGGCGGAGTACGCCGTGGTCGGTCGCATGTATCAAAAGAATCCTTACATCGGCTTGGCCGCCGCCAGCGATGCCGTCACTGCGGTCAACGCGGCAATGAAGAACGGCGGCGGCGCTACTCGGCCGGTACAGCTCGATTGCGGTACGCTGCTCGACGTCGACAGCGGTAACATCAGCGGACTGCCGGTACGGCATCTGTTGCCGGCGGATTTGATGGAATTCGCCGCGACGTTGAAGGACGTGCCGTATCCGTACGACTGGGAAGCGTCGTGTACCGATGTCGCCGAGATCGACGCGCTCATGGAGAAGGCGCGGCAGAACGTCTGGCGGGTGCAGAGCCGGCTCGATTGGAAGCGCGATTACAATCTTTATTTATCGATCGACGAGAAACTCGGTTACGCCTTCAACTTCGCCACCGAGGGCTATACGAAGTTGGTCGGCTTCGCGCGCCAGAAGACCGAGCCGTTCCTCGAATGTTTTTTGTCACGCCAGCTGTTACACAGTATTCTGACGCGTAAATCGCATTGGAATAATGCCGAAGGCGGGCTGCATATCGATTTCAACCGTCGGCCCAATGAATACGTACCCGAAGTGTTCGTGCTGTTGTCGTTCTTACACGTTCCGGTTCAGGCCTAA
- the pseH gene encoding UDP-4-amino-4,6-dideoxy-N-acetyl-beta-L-altrosamine N-acetyltransferase, which translates to MIDSAQFKLRPLAEHDLELVLAWRNSERVRANMYTDHVISLDEHRRWFERLRDHPTPEKYLIFESAERPLGFVSFTRFNVASDLCYWAFYLGETEVPRGTGAIMEFMAIEYALRELKLRKLCCEVFVFNAPVIKLHHRFGFIEEGRLKEHMLKAGKYEDIVSLALFERDWENIRPSLYKLCFR; encoded by the coding sequence ATGATCGATTCAGCACAATTCAAACTACGGCCGTTGGCGGAGCACGATCTCGAGCTCGTGCTGGCGTGGCGCAATTCCGAGCGCGTCCGCGCCAACATGTACACCGACCATGTCATCAGCCTCGACGAACACCGGCGCTGGTTCGAAAGGTTGCGCGATCACCCGACACCGGAAAAATATCTGATCTTCGAATCGGCCGAGCGTCCGCTCGGCTTCGTCTCGTTCACCCGCTTCAACGTCGCCAGCGACCTCTGTTACTGGGCATTCTACCTCGGCGAGACCGAGGTCCCGCGCGGCACCGGCGCGATCATGGAGTTCATGGCTATCGAATACGCCTTGCGCGAGCTCAAGCTTCGCAAGCTCTGCTGCGAGGTGTTCGTGTTCAACGCGCCGGTGATCAAGCTGCATCACAGATTCGGCTTCATCGAAGAAGGCCGGCTCAAAGAGCACATGCTCAAAGCCGGCAAATACGAGGACATCGTTTCGCTGGCGTTGTTCGAGCGCGACTGGGAAAACATTCGCCCTTCTTTATACAAGCTGTGCTTCCGCTGA
- a CDS encoding ABC transporter ATP-binding protein — translation MKLPVQQVLNLFTRKERVKIAGLLLLMFVGAWVEALGIGLLIPFIGILNNPAVIHQQPVLSKIYAFLGMTSDMQFMLAATGGLVLMFVGKNCLLAMLYYAQTKFIANKEASMARALLARYLATPYAMHLDRNSAELIRTVTIEVPRVANGFLQPLLMVIAELFVAVMIAALLIYIDPLVALIVSAMMVLAGFLIMRYFRAQISAYRHQSRQFGGQAQKWANQGLGALKEVKAFRAEKYFNNVFGENIAGYARVFQAFAFLNQTPRLVVETLAVTILLLVVGVILWQRGDVHEIVPLLAVFALSSIRVMPSVTRILSSLNSLRFCTPALDAVSKDLELTRQDADEASLTVVAGHATSNVVVEFEHVSYRHPGMEKWILQDVSFTVLRGECVAIVGHSGAGKSTLADLLLGLLQSDAGKVVVDGLDVRHGGNLDRRVGYVPQHPYLLDDSVRRNVAFGIADGAIDDSRIWAVLELARLADKVRALQDELDTEVGERGVKLSGGERQRLSIARALYSDPDVVIFDEATSSLDQFTEREINDTINGLAGSKTLIVVTHRLAAAARCDRIVFLDQGCVRGIGKFDELYTSSPAFRKMAGEPAAQGAG, via the coding sequence GTGAAACTACCCGTACAGCAAGTTCTAAATCTGTTCACGCGCAAGGAACGGGTCAAAATCGCCGGCCTGTTGTTGCTGATGTTCGTCGGCGCCTGGGTCGAGGCGCTCGGTATCGGTTTGCTGATTCCGTTCATCGGTATCCTCAATAATCCGGCGGTGATCCACCAGCAGCCGGTGTTGAGCAAGATTTACGCGTTTCTCGGCATGACCAGCGACATGCAATTCATGCTCGCCGCGACCGGCGGGCTGGTGCTGATGTTCGTCGGCAAGAATTGTCTGTTGGCGATGCTGTACTACGCGCAGACCAAGTTTATCGCCAACAAGGAGGCGTCGATGGCGCGGGCGCTGCTGGCGCGCTACTTAGCGACGCCGTATGCCATGCACCTCGATCGCAACTCGGCCGAGTTGATCCGCACGGTCACCATCGAAGTGCCGCGCGTCGCTAACGGCTTTCTGCAACCGTTGCTAATGGTGATTGCCGAACTATTCGTCGCGGTGATGATCGCGGCGTTGCTGATCTACATCGACCCGCTGGTGGCGTTGATCGTCAGTGCCATGATGGTCCTCGCCGGTTTCCTGATCATGCGCTATTTCCGCGCGCAAATTTCCGCTTACCGTCACCAGAGCCGCCAATTCGGCGGGCAGGCGCAAAAGTGGGCGAATCAGGGGCTCGGGGCGTTGAAGGAGGTCAAGGCGTTCCGCGCCGAGAAATATTTCAACAACGTATTCGGCGAAAACATCGCCGGTTACGCCCGCGTGTTTCAGGCGTTCGCGTTTCTGAATCAAACGCCGCGGCTGGTGGTCGAGACGCTGGCGGTGACGATCTTGCTGTTGGTCGTCGGTGTGATTTTGTGGCAGCGCGGCGACGTGCACGAGATCGTGCCGCTACTGGCGGTGTTTGCCTTGTCGTCGATCCGCGTCATGCCGTCCGTTACCCGCATCCTGTCCTCGCTCAATAGCTTGCGTTTTTGTACGCCGGCGTTGGACGCGGTGTCCAAAGATTTGGAGCTGACCCGCCAAGATGCCGACGAAGCGTCGCTGACAGTGGTGGCAGGTCATGCAACCAGCAACGTGGTCGTCGAATTCGAACACGTCTCCTACCGCCATCCGGGCATGGAGAAGTGGATCCTGCAGGACGTATCGTTCACAGTATTGCGCGGCGAGTGCGTCGCCATCGTCGGTCATTCCGGTGCCGGTAAGAGCACGCTCGCCGATCTGTTGCTCGGGCTATTGCAGTCGGATGCCGGCAAAGTCGTGGTAGACGGTCTCGACGTGCGTCACGGTGGCAATCTAGACCGGCGCGTCGGCTATGTCCCGCAACACCCTTATTTGCTGGACGACAGCGTGCGCCGTAACGTCGCCTTCGGTATTGCCGATGGCGCGATCGACGATAGCCGTATTTGGGCGGTGTTGGAGCTGGCGCGCTTAGCCGATAAGGTGCGGGCGTTACAGGATGAGCTGGATACTGAGGTCGGCGAGCGCGGCGTTAAGCTGTCGGGCGGTGAGCGCCAACGGTTGTCGATCGCGCGGGCGTTGTACTCCGATCCTGACGTCGTTATCTTCGATGAAGCGACGTCGTCGCTCGATCAATTTACCGAGCGCGAGATCAACGACACCATCAACGGCCTCGCCGGTAGCAAGACGTTGATCGTTGTCACCCACCGCCTGGCGGCGGCGGCGCGTTGCGATCGCATCGTGTTTCTCGATCAGGGCTGCGTGCGCGGCATCGGTAAATTCGACGAGCTGTACACGTCGTCACCGGCGTTCCGCAAGATGGCGGGTGAGCCGGCGGCGCAGGGCGCGGGTTAG
- a CDS encoding class I SAM-dependent methyltransferase → MASTAHIAKEFLRPAVRAVRRLMEKDVFEARHWQPGSKVQFSGITVSEPLEVDFLWYSGPENFSQVFVDADFPVHQDYPLTGTKLLPLIEVYTASGRRYLSLVHCPKTGVVFHQLLPSHEWQHKYYAENWDASGQVQSANADAFMKTRGNKVEKILTRADLKAGGRVLDVGCGYGDQLFYLKQKGYQVFGLEPSRHRAKFASQLLGTPILNSPVEGEQVHANLSGLGGKFDLIYLNHVFEHLYDPRAVAAMLREFLADDGVLMIGVPDYFSECTTSFSNLIIHTHSFTKNALVNLLGLAGFKPKQDLSYPGYVYCLFEKSAGERAPQEDPLTEKVVRHLFRQFNLVSRQLRPGHVVSVASFIGNMETGYRVKRAPILAEARQALNDAKSKGAEALRRCLPIKIVMPYEQPCIWQK, encoded by the coding sequence TTGGCTTCCACAGCGCATATCGCCAAAGAATTCTTACGGCCGGCCGTACGTGCAGTACGACGGCTCATGGAAAAAGACGTGTTTGAGGCACGGCATTGGCAGCCGGGCTCGAAGGTACAGTTCTCCGGCATTACCGTCTCCGAACCGCTCGAAGTCGACTTCTTGTGGTACAGCGGTCCAGAAAATTTTTCGCAAGTATTCGTCGACGCCGACTTTCCGGTGCATCAAGATTATCCGTTAACCGGCACCAAGCTGCTACCGCTGATCGAGGTCTATACCGCCAGCGGCCGGCGCTATCTGTCGCTGGTTCATTGCCCGAAGACCGGTGTCGTGTTCCACCAGTTGTTGCCGTCGCACGAGTGGCAGCACAAGTACTACGCAGAAAATTGGGACGCGTCCGGTCAAGTGCAATCGGCGAACGCCGATGCGTTCATGAAGACACGCGGCAATAAGGTCGAAAAAATTCTGACGCGGGCCGACCTCAAGGCCGGCGGCCGCGTGCTCGACGTCGGTTGCGGTTATGGCGATCAGTTGTTTTATTTGAAGCAGAAGGGTTACCAGGTATTCGGGCTCGAGCCGAGCCGTCATCGCGCCAAGTTCGCGAGCCAACTGCTCGGGACGCCGATCTTGAATAGCCCGGTCGAAGGCGAGCAGGTGCATGCTAACTTGAGCGGCTTGGGCGGCAAGTTCGATCTTATTTATCTAAACCACGTGTTCGAGCATCTGTACGATCCGCGCGCCGTTGCCGCGATGCTGCGCGAGTTTCTGGCGGATGACGGCGTGCTGATGATCGGTGTGCCGGACTACTTCTCCGAGTGCACCACCTCGTTTTCCAATCTGATCATTCATACGCATTCGTTTACCAAGAATGCGTTGGTCAACTTGCTCGGGCTCGCCGGCTTCAAGCCGAAGCAGGATTTGAGTTATCCCGGATACGTCTATTGTTTGTTCGAGAAGAGCGCCGGCGAGCGCGCGCCGCAGGAAGATCCGCTGACCGAAAAGGTAGTGCGGCACCTGTTCCGCCAATTCAATTTAGTGTCGCGCCAGTTGCGGCCGGGGCACGTGGTGTCGGTGGCGTCGTTCATCGGCAACATGGAGACCGGCTATCGCGTGAAGCGTGCGCCGATATTGGCGGAGGCGCGGCAGGCGCTGAACGACGCCAAGTCGAAAGGCGCGGAGGCGTTGCGCCGATGCCTGCCGATCAAGATCGTTATGCCGTACGAACAACCTTGCATTTGGCAGAAGTAG
- a CDS encoding phytanoyl-CoA dioxygenase family protein, whose amino-acid sequence MAKGIAELRINGYTSVGRLLDAAGVGQLRGLIDAAIGGQRPDLDVRWSDSVKYWRIENPLRLDPSLLRLAAHPAVIALVERYFARRPYLSDIDLRRIPPTDMSEVQSSGYSSSNWHRDTRGRQVKLMIYLSDVAEADSNFSLVPGTHIGAHYRKKEYEESRLSDAEVEAMKVSTVEWRGQAGDAMVFDTNLIHRLRRKPMARVRDSITYYYTPGQALTTIDVDRRELEHLPESMRAVFGNPPLPFKRSSHT is encoded by the coding sequence TTGGCCAAAGGCATAGCTGAACTACGTATTAATGGATACACCTCGGTCGGACGATTGCTTGATGCGGCCGGCGTCGGGCAGCTGCGCGGGTTGATCGACGCAGCCATCGGCGGCCAGCGTCCGGATCTCGATGTGCGCTGGAGTGATAGCGTTAAGTATTGGCGGATTGAGAATCCATTGCGCCTCGACCCATCGCTATTGCGACTCGCGGCGCATCCCGCGGTCATCGCCCTCGTCGAACGTTACTTCGCGCGACGGCCCTATTTGTCAGACATCGATCTACGGCGGATCCCGCCGACCGATATGTCGGAGGTCCAGAGTAGTGGTTACTCATCCAGCAATTGGCATCGCGATACGCGCGGGCGCCAAGTTAAATTGATGATTTATCTTTCCGACGTCGCTGAGGCCGACAGCAATTTCTCGCTCGTGCCTGGTACCCACATCGGCGCGCATTATCGCAAGAAAGAATATGAAGAGAGCCGACTGTCAGACGCCGAGGTCGAGGCAATGAAGGTCTCGACAGTCGAGTGGCGTGGCCAAGCGGGAGACGCCATGGTATTCGACACCAATCTCATCCATCGGCTTCGTCGTAAGCCGATGGCGCGCGTGCGCGATTCCATCACCTATTACTACACCCCAGGACAGGCGCTGACGACGATCGACGTCGATCGGCGCGAGCTCGAGCATTTGCCCGAGTCGATGCGGGCGGTGTTCGGTAATCCGCCGTTGCCGTTTAAGCGCAGCAGTCATACCTAA
- a CDS encoding class I SAM-dependent methyltransferase — protein sequence MSQKPDFDACEICRDHKWEVARFGPVRDGKFGSLTPDTLVGRCRGCGVERLIEASCKGEEFYETTAYRLLVNADSSIDGYFAEHDPLQLERLNVFPPHQLRGKNVADVGCAAGTFLDHVRGLARNGIAVEPAQHYHRSLESRGYSVHASLDAAVVQWSGKVDACFSFSVIEHVAEPRAFLEQARELLAPDGELIISTPNRDDIMMELLPDDYPSFFYRTVHRWYFDRQSLAECARHAGLKVRSLKCVHRFGLSNAALWLRDRRPSGRGRIAGLDDAALDANWRIALEREFKGDYLYVVLARQ from the coding sequence ATGAGCCAAAAACCTGATTTCGACGCCTGTGAGATTTGCCGCGATCACAAGTGGGAAGTCGCCAGATTCGGACCTGTGCGCGATGGCAAGTTCGGGAGTCTTACACCCGACACGCTGGTGGGTCGTTGCCGTGGTTGCGGTGTCGAACGGCTGATCGAGGCGAGTTGCAAGGGCGAGGAGTTTTACGAAACGACGGCCTATCGGTTGTTGGTGAATGCCGATTCCTCGATCGATGGTTACTTCGCGGAGCATGATCCACTACAGCTCGAGCGCCTTAATGTATTTCCTCCGCATCAATTGCGCGGCAAGAATGTCGCCGACGTCGGTTGCGCCGCCGGTACCTTCCTCGACCACGTCAGGGGGCTAGCGCGAAACGGCATCGCCGTTGAGCCGGCGCAACATTACCATCGTTCGCTGGAGAGCCGCGGTTACTCGGTGCATGCGAGTCTCGATGCGGCGGTGGTGCAGTGGAGTGGAAAAGTCGACGCTTGTTTCTCGTTTAGCGTGATCGAGCACGTCGCTGAGCCACGGGCATTCCTCGAACAAGCGCGCGAGTTGCTCGCGCCGGATGGCGAGTTGATTATCAGCACACCGAACCGCGACGATATTATGATGGAGTTGTTGCCAGACGATTATCCGAGCTTCTTTTATCGGACGGTTCATCGTTGGTATTTCGATCGACAGTCGCTCGCCGAGTGCGCGCGCCATGCCGGGTTGAAAGTGCGCTCGCTTAAATGTGTTCATCGTTTTGGGTTAAGTAACGCCGCGCTGTGGTTGCGTGATCGGCGGCCTTCGGGGCGCGGGCGAATCGCCGGGCTCGACGATGCCGCGTTGGACGCGAATTGGCGTATTGCTTTAGAGCGGGAGTTCAAGGGCGATTATCTATACGTCGTATTGGCTCGCCAATGA
- a CDS encoding polysaccharide biosynthesis PFTS motif protein: MAPKFHTPHALRAFDAIAHRVQAHLTTHHRGAFGYSADTIAARLAQRVVELALNPFVTACVDRIEQGRAPIPETHESASWGGLRFKLQSGAVGATAGLIVRSLGEFAVHWALLLWHAVIGGFRRQGKDPRSATLIFGIGAEGLQEEGSDARFAAYCRSGPIQPLVSADRLIVQSLVPIRSSDPTRLQYGRFPLINAARTIPLGVRGRIRLVLCQTLMLVRFCAAVIRRPLLATLARDAAEIELVRAFDRSQRLNAVVITNSAYARQPLWMRERERRRFETHMIWYSQNIMPFVFRADGLRSDLPNYRHLLVDTHWLWTSACADYLCRLGVTGELHACGPILWYLSKPAQPRADNEIRIVVFDVTPLREDFTRRIGLIYNYYATANMIRFIEEIAAAGRELQASTGRRVRLLLKHKRSYHALHDRRYIEFIERLTGPEGAFELVPFGTNIYALLAGSDLSIVAPYSSPAYVADHVGKPAIYFDATTELEPTFDATPWVHFAGDRAQLLATAHQLLGRRRDNAVARG, from the coding sequence ATGGCGCCTAAATTTCACACACCGCATGCACTGCGGGCGTTCGATGCGATCGCACATCGTGTACAAGCGCATCTGACGACGCATCATCGTGGCGCATTCGGTTACAGCGCCGATACGATTGCAGCTCGACTGGCGCAGCGGGTGGTTGAACTGGCGCTGAATCCGTTCGTCACCGCCTGTGTTGACCGTATTGAGCAAGGTCGCGCTCCGATTCCGGAAACACATGAATCGGCGTCTTGGGGCGGACTTCGTTTCAAACTTCAATCGGGCGCGGTCGGCGCCACCGCGGGATTGATCGTGCGTTCGCTGGGAGAGTTTGCCGTGCACTGGGCATTGCTGCTGTGGCACGCCGTCATCGGCGGTTTTCGCCGTCAAGGAAAAGATCCGCGGTCGGCGACGCTGATTTTTGGTATCGGCGCCGAAGGTCTGCAAGAGGAGGGGTCGGACGCGCGCTTTGCCGCCTACTGCCGCTCCGGTCCCATCCAACCGCTCGTGTCTGCCGACCGGCTTATCGTGCAATCGTTGGTGCCGATTCGCTCGTCGGATCCGACGCGTTTGCAATACGGTCGTTTTCCGCTGATCAATGCGGCGCGGACAATTCCATTGGGCGTGCGCGGTCGGATCCGATTGGTTCTGTGCCAGACGTTGATGCTCGTTCGTTTTTGCGCCGCCGTGATCCGTCGGCCACTCTTGGCAACGTTGGCACGTGATGCCGCGGAGATCGAGCTGGTGCGCGCATTCGATCGGTCGCAGCGATTGAACGCAGTGGTCATCACCAATTCGGCGTACGCACGGCAACCGTTATGGATGCGCGAACGCGAGCGTCGGCGGTTCGAGACCCACATGATTTGGTACTCGCAGAACATAATGCCGTTCGTGTTCCGGGCCGATGGTTTGCGCTCGGACTTGCCGAATTATCGGCATCTGCTGGTCGACACGCATTGGCTATGGACCTCGGCTTGCGCCGACTATTTGTGCCGTCTCGGCGTCACCGGCGAGCTGCATGCATGCGGACCGATCCTTTGGTATCTATCGAAACCGGCGCAACCGCGGGCCGACAATGAGATCCGAATCGTCGTGTTCGATGTGACACCGTTGCGCGAAGACTTCACGCGCCGTATCGGCCTGATCTACAACTATTACGCGACCGCTAACATGATTCGGTTTATCGAAGAGATCGCAGCCGCTGGCCGCGAGCTGCAAGCCAGTACCGGTCGACGTGTGCGGTTGTTACTCAAACACAAACGTAGTTATCACGCGCTGCACGATCGGCGCTATATCGAATTTATCGAACGCCTGACCGGGCCTGAGGGTGCCTTCGAGTTGGTGCCGTTCGGGACGAATATATATGCGCTATTGGCAGGCAGCGATTTGTCGATTGTCGCTCCGTATTCGTCGCCGGCCTATGTCGCGGATCACGTCGGTAAACCGGCGATCTATTTCGATGCCACCACGGAGTTGGAGCCGACATTCGACGCCACGCCATGGGTTCATTTCGCCGGCGATCGCGCGCAATTGCTGGCAACGGCACATCAACTGTTAGGGCGTCGTCGGGATAATGCTGTTGCGAGAGGCTGA
- a CDS encoding GNAT family N-acetyltransferase gives MSSMGSGRLLTPVFKRGVTLNIPQGYLWSLTVDDVHAGYIDGLNDPEVNRYMVAVRQKTQTDDTVRAFVRIDELAPDAVLFGIFHKNSARHCGTVRLHHVNLTDRTADIGICVFDKRVWGQAIGAAAIGSVTQWAFDRLGIQSILAGTYVDNVSSWKAFMKAGYVLEKDVADRYQRDGQPAVVRMLVARRAQSR, from the coding sequence ATGAGTTCTATGGGTAGCGGCAGGTTACTGACGCCGGTATTCAAACGCGGCGTGACGCTGAATATCCCGCAGGGGTATCTTTGGTCGCTGACGGTCGATGACGTACATGCCGGCTACATCGACGGGCTCAACGATCCCGAAGTCAATCGATACATGGTCGCGGTGCGCCAAAAGACGCAGACCGATGACACCGTCCGCGCATTCGTGCGCATCGACGAGCTGGCGCCGGACGCGGTGTTGTTCGGCATCTTTCATAAGAACAGCGCGCGTCATTGCGGTACCGTACGGTTGCATCACGTCAATCTGACGGATCGAACGGCTGATATCGGCATTTGTGTTTTTGACAAACGTGTCTGGGGGCAAGCAATAGGTGCGGCGGCGATTGGTTCCGTGACGCAATGGGCGTTCGATAGGCTTGGCATACAGTCGATTTTGGCAGGCACTTATGTCGACAACGTTTCTTCGTGGAAGGCATTTATGAAAGCCGGTTATGTTCTTGAGAAAGATGTGGCCGACCGCTATCAGCGGGACGGCCAGCCAGCGGTAGTGCGCATGTTGGTTGCGCGCCGGGCGCAATCACGATAA